In Thalassotalea fonticola, a single genomic region encodes these proteins:
- a CDS encoding DUF882 domain-containing protein encodes MGLVCSNRRQFFRKVTGVVAIGATAPMFSKTAHASLNNDQSVRRLALYNRHTGERTQGVFYANGVFQNDVLKAFDQNLRDHRQNEAAPMDRRLFNFLHQIQQRLDTDNEIHIISGYRSPKTNAMLAGKSTQVAKKSFHMKGMAIDFAIPGIDLKLVRDTAKSLKLGGVGYYPNSGFVHIDTAWVRSW; translated from the coding sequence ATGGGCTTAGTTTGTAGTAACCGTAGACAGTTTTTTCGTAAAGTAACTGGCGTTGTAGCCATTGGCGCAACCGCACCTATGTTTAGTAAAACAGCTCATGCATCGTTAAATAACGATCAATCAGTAAGACGCCTGGCTTTATACAATCGTCATACTGGTGAACGTACTCAAGGTGTTTTTTATGCCAATGGCGTATTTCAAAATGATGTACTAAAAGCATTTGATCAAAACTTGCGTGACCACCGCCAAAATGAGGCTGCCCCAATGGACAGAAGGTTGTTTAATTTTCTTCATCAAATTCAGCAGCGCCTAGACACAGATAACGAAATTCATATTATTTCTGGTTATCGTTCACCAAAAACCAATGCCATGTTAGCGGGCAAAAGTACTCAAGTGGCGAAGAAAAGTTTTCATATGAAAGGCATGGCGATTGACTTTGCCATTCCAGGTATTGATTTAAAGCTAGTGCGAGACACTGCGAAATCATTAAAGCTTGGCGGTGTTGGTTATTACCCAAACTCTGGATTTGTCCATATTGATACAGCATGGGTTCGTAGCTGGTAA
- a CDS encoding GDSL-type esterase/lipase family protein, producing the protein MNNSIGKILTITSVLFLLASCGEAKLSRLSYDAKILAFGDSLTAGKGVNKKFSYPATLANLTNLDVINAGVSGELTSAGLLRLPSVIAEHSVDVMILLEGGNDILQNKNLMDTKENLAQMIELAQLHNIEVVLIGVPKKSIFSDSAAIYQELAEQYNLVFEDEIIADLLTSPSLKSDSVHFNKQGYSELAERIYELLQDNGAL; encoded by the coding sequence ATGAATAATTCTATTGGCAAAATATTAACAATCACCTCAGTATTATTTTTATTGGCGAGCTGCGGCGAAGCTAAATTATCAAGACTCTCCTATGATGCGAAAATACTAGCATTTGGTGATAGTTTAACCGCAGGTAAAGGGGTTAATAAAAAGTTTAGTTATCCAGCTACTTTAGCCAACCTTACCAATCTGGATGTTATTAATGCCGGTGTGTCAGGTGAATTAACCAGTGCCGGTTTACTGCGCTTACCGAGTGTTATTGCCGAGCACTCTGTTGATGTAATGATCCTGCTAGAAGGCGGCAATGACATTTTACAAAACAAAAATTTAATGGATACCAAAGAGAATTTGGCCCAAATGATTGAATTAGCACAATTGCATAATATAGAGGTTGTGCTAATTGGTGTTCCAAAAAAATCAATATTTTCAGATAGCGCAGCTATATATCAAGAACTTGCCGAACAATATAATTTAGTATTTGAAGATGAAATTATTGCAGACTTATTAACAAGTCCGTCATTAAAATCAGATTCTGTACACTTTAACAAGCAGGGGTACAGTGAATTAGCCGAAAGAATTTATGAACTTTTGCAAGATAATGGCGCTTTATAG
- a CDS encoding TonB-dependent receptor, whose translation MSLQIIQGNSSANFRKHLIAQTVATALAVTSFASFSAEESAVEKEDLDDVIVVTAQKRTQNVMKVPVTVDSISAETIKQSGSIMLSDIDKFIPGFEFGDGDVTQAGVTMRGVSSPNISVGGDPSTATFFDGVYMPRAAQNVLFSDMQRVEVLKGPQGTLFGKNAAMGVVSMIPNAPQAEFEGFLKGTAGTDNLQRIEGMVNFGLTDNVFVRINALTNTQDGFADNVADSPLNTGEKVWDDSEKDHQAARIAVKWEVSSRTNVQLSYDWDKLDQGPGGAIGLSEYAENPRDPFADTFANDVVNGGESRDMTATTLKFDHEFNDQWSMKFTTSFREWETNNRIDEDGTQDITRYLDTDNHEDSDIFYNELQINYNTDTFNYVGGLTYSKENVHQTTFISTTTDTAARLISSELNGQLETGVRDEISGLIGIPADDIPDSFVLQAMQSLGLPLEHLWDADQWASSLNLIPHPDPSYGGLSVGEVIMIGAGMPGVPLSGDMFPTLDALTGVTDFAYEVLGDPLVFGPSYTGMMWSENFINNGEFTSYGIYSDFDFQLTDQWNVFFGVRYSEDDKDFSWEVSETQFAEVRPGVSNILFPARDELWQSKSWSKTTGRVGTGYQINDDHMVFASVATGYKAGGFDSLASPHSESDGSIIIDPATGDVVDVSFEPEESVNIELGYKGTLSDSLRTTFSMFHNILDDQQTSRSSKQPDQAQALPTIVNQDVEIDGFELGMDWQVTETFATGFVTEVRSTDTESDEFYNDSGTLIPAGSSSSDTNTSYTLKADWIPDLGFGTTIIHVDYVFRENDRGAIIGEDDWVNDIPNYFDDTELLNARISWISDSDSIEIGLWGKNLMDNRYSGGPGGRTKDILGTGYTSVNRGMEAGIDVKYSF comes from the coding sequence GTGTCATTACAAATTATCCAAGGAAATTCGAGCGCTAATTTTCGAAAACACCTAATCGCTCAGACAGTTGCCACAGCGCTAGCTGTAACCTCATTCGCCAGTTTTTCAGCTGAAGAATCCGCCGTAGAGAAAGAAGATCTTGATGACGTTATTGTCGTAACTGCGCAAAAGCGTACGCAAAACGTGATGAAAGTGCCAGTCACAGTAGACAGTATCTCTGCAGAAACCATCAAACAAAGTGGCTCAATAATGTTGAGCGATATCGATAAGTTTATCCCTGGTTTTGAGTTTGGTGATGGCGACGTTACCCAGGCTGGCGTAACTATGCGTGGTGTTTCTAGTCCAAACATTAGTGTCGGTGGTGACCCATCTACGGCCACATTTTTCGATGGTGTATACATGCCACGTGCCGCACAAAATGTTTTGTTCTCTGATATGCAGCGCGTTGAAGTACTAAAAGGCCCACAAGGAACACTGTTTGGTAAAAATGCGGCAATGGGGGTTGTTAGTATGATCCCTAACGCACCCCAAGCTGAATTTGAAGGCTTTTTAAAAGGCACTGCAGGTACTGATAACCTGCAACGTATCGAAGGTATGGTTAACTTTGGTTTAACCGATAATGTATTTGTTCGTATTAACGCCTTAACGAATACTCAAGATGGTTTTGCTGATAACGTCGCTGATTCACCATTAAACACTGGTGAAAAAGTTTGGGATGACAGTGAAAAAGATCATCAAGCGGCACGCATTGCGGTTAAATGGGAAGTTAGTAGTAGAACCAATGTGCAACTTTCTTATGACTGGGACAAGTTAGATCAAGGCCCAGGTGGCGCTATTGGCTTAAGCGAATACGCTGAAAATCCAAGAGACCCGTTTGCCGATACGTTTGCCAATGATGTGGTAAATGGCGGCGAAAGTCGTGATATGACCGCAACAACATTGAAATTTGACCATGAATTTAATGATCAATGGTCAATGAAATTTACCACCAGCTTTCGTGAATGGGAAACCAATAACCGTATTGATGAAGATGGCACTCAAGACATCACCCGTTACTTAGATACTGATAACCACGAAGATTCAGATATTTTCTATAATGAACTGCAAATTAACTACAACACTGACACCTTTAACTATGTCGGTGGTTTAACTTATTCAAAAGAAAATGTGCATCAAACCACGTTTATTAGCACTACGACTGATACGGCTGCCCGTTTAATCTCGAGTGAATTGAATGGCCAATTAGAAACTGGGGTGAGAGACGAAATCTCTGGATTGATTGGTATTCCAGCTGATGATATTCCTGACTCTTTTGTTCTCCAGGCAATGCAAAGCTTAGGCTTGCCGTTAGAACACCTTTGGGATGCTGACCAATGGGCCAGTTCATTAAACTTGATACCCCACCCAGATCCTTCTTACGGTGGCTTGAGTGTTGGTGAAGTTATTATGATCGGCGCTGGAATGCCGGGGGTCCCTTTGAGCGGTGATATGTTTCCTACATTAGATGCTCTTACGGGGGTAACAGATTTCGCCTATGAAGTACTTGGTGACCCGCTGGTTTTTGGTCCTAGCTATACCGGTATGATGTGGTCAGAGAACTTTATTAATAACGGTGAGTTTACCAGTTATGGTATTTATTCTGATTTTGACTTTCAGTTAACCGATCAATGGAATGTATTTTTTGGTGTTCGTTACTCTGAAGATGATAAAGACTTTTCATGGGAAGTGAGCGAAACACAGTTTGCTGAAGTTCGCCCTGGTGTGAGCAATATTTTATTCCCTGCACGGGATGAATTATGGCAATCAAAGTCATGGAGTAAAACTACAGGGCGAGTAGGTACCGGTTACCAAATCAATGATGATCACATGGTGTTTGCTTCAGTTGCAACTGGTTATAAAGCCGGTGGTTTTGATTCTTTAGCTTCACCACATAGCGAAAGTGACGGTTCAATTATTATTGATCCAGCAACTGGCGATGTTGTTGATGTGTCGTTTGAACCGGAAGAGTCGGTGAACATTGAGCTAGGCTATAAAGGTACTTTATCTGATAGCTTAAGAACGACGTTCTCTATGTTCCATAATATTCTTGATGATCAACAAACAAGTCGTAGCTCTAAACAACCAGATCAAGCACAAGCATTACCGACAATTGTAAACCAAGATGTAGAAATTGATGGTTTCGAGCTTGGCATGGATTGGCAAGTAACGGAGACCTTTGCTACTGGTTTTGTTACAGAAGTTCGTAGTACTGATACAGAGTCTGATGAATTTTACAACGATTCAGGTACTTTGATACCTGCAGGAAGTAGCAGTAGCGATACCAATACTTCGTATACCCTTAAAGCTGATTGGATCCCTGACTTAGGGTTTGGCACTACCATCATCCATGTGGATTACGTATTTAGAGAAAATGATAGAGGCGCGATTATTGGTGAAGATGACTGGGTTAATGACATTCCTAACTACTTTGATGACACTGAACTATTAAATGCGCGTATTTCTTGGATAAGCGATAGCGACAGTATTGAAATAGGACTTTGGGGGAAAAACTTAATGGACAACCGCTATAGTGGCGGTCCAGGAGGGCGTACTAAAGATATTTTAGGTACTGGCTATACTAGTGTAAACAGAGGGATGGAAGCGGGTATTGACGTTAAATACTCTTTCTAA
- a CDS encoding helix-turn-helix domain-containing protein, which yields MINFSFLGFTQFFALFAFAQIVMAFMLLSPKAKNNEQVKLYCALMLATGFYLLPSIFAAIPDLSVAWWLIFFANNLLPGIFFLVGLSVFSDHYSIKQKHYCLAFTPALILFLAKILSIVTISESEIIITILNNIALLIDITLVCYALMFAIKFWRNDLVKERRIIRGAVISLTATYIILVIVFEQVLKINWPWLNTFEMLMLAVLISGLNFYLFTPKLTSLFEPPKSIATVEPPTEFKDELVKLKNVMVNECLYRQEGLTISKLASHVAIQEYKLRTIINGALGYRNFNDFLNHYRITEVSEKLSCEQFKSTPILTLALESGFRSLSSFNKAFKMTHNATPSEFRKKKVV from the coding sequence ATGATAAATTTCTCATTCCTTGGTTTTACCCAATTCTTCGCTTTATTTGCATTTGCTCAAATTGTAATGGCGTTTATGCTTTTATCACCTAAGGCAAAAAACAATGAACAAGTGAAATTGTATTGTGCACTTATGCTAGCTACAGGATTTTATTTGTTGCCGAGTATTTTTGCTGCTATCCCAGATTTAAGTGTTGCTTGGTGGTTGATCTTTTTTGCCAATAATTTGCTGCCCGGTATATTCTTTTTGGTTGGATTGAGTGTCTTTAGTGATCATTACAGCATAAAACAAAAGCATTACTGCTTAGCCTTCACACCGGCGTTAATATTATTTTTAGCCAAAATTTTGTCAATTGTTACCATTAGCGAATCTGAAATTATTATCACCATATTAAATAATATTGCTTTGCTGATTGATATAACGTTAGTTTGCTACGCCTTAATGTTTGCGATTAAGTTTTGGCGAAATGATTTAGTCAAAGAGCGACGTATAATTAGAGGGGCAGTGATAAGCCTAACTGCAACATACATTATTTTAGTCATCGTTTTTGAACAAGTATTAAAAATTAATTGGCCTTGGTTAAATACATTTGAAATGTTGATGTTAGCGGTTTTAATTAGCGGGTTAAATTTCTATTTATTTACTCCTAAATTAACCAGCTTATTTGAGCCACCAAAGTCAATTGCAACGGTAGAACCTCCGACTGAATTTAAAGATGAATTGGTTAAACTTAAAAATGTGATGGTCAATGAATGTTTATATCGACAAGAAGGCTTAACCATTTCGAAATTGGCAAGCCATGTTGCAATTCAAGAATATAAATTAAGAACCATTATCAACGGCGCGCTAGGCTATCGAAATTTTAATGATTTTTTAAACCATTATCGTATTACTGAAGTTAGTGAAAAATTGAGCTGCGAGCAATTTAAATCAACGCCAATATTAACGTTAGCGCTCGAAAGTGGCTTTCGCTCACTAAGCTCGTTTAATAAAGCCTTTAAAATGACCCATAATGCTACACCCAGCGAATTTCGTAAGAAAAAGGTAGTATAG
- a CDS encoding c-type cytochrome, which produces MTFLSNSISKLAFILISIIFSSYSVVAADIVKGEQLYNSCISCHGDKAQGNDELNAPTLAGQYQWYLARQLQNFKDGKRGAKATDQYGQQMVAMANLLVDEAAIENVSAYLASLEKTKTSTTITADLRNGDNKYNAVCGACHGVNAQGNENLQAPNLSLLSPLYLTAQIKNYQSSNRGYHADDKYGRQMKMMAGMVKNDTDLNDIVAFINAQPIK; this is translated from the coding sequence ATGACATTTTTATCAAATTCTATTAGTAAGTTAGCATTCATATTAATTTCAATTATTTTCTCTTCTTACTCTGTTGTCGCCGCTGATATTGTAAAAGGTGAGCAGTTATATAATTCTTGTATTAGTTGTCATGGTGACAAGGCACAAGGTAATGATGAGTTAAATGCGCCAACGTTGGCTGGCCAGTATCAATGGTATTTAGCCAGACAATTACAAAACTTTAAAGATGGCAAGCGAGGCGCTAAAGCAACTGATCAATATGGTCAACAAATGGTTGCTATGGCCAATTTATTAGTCGATGAAGCAGCAATTGAAAACGTAAGTGCTTACTTAGCTTCTTTAGAAAAAACTAAAACAAGTACGACCATAACTGCTGATTTACGTAATGGTGATAATAAATATAACGCCGTATGTGGTGCGTGTCATGGCGTAAATGCGCAAGGTAATGAAAATTTGCAAGCACCAAATTTAAGCCTTTTATCACCGCTATATTTAACCGCTCAAATTAAAAACTATCAAAGCTCTAATCGTGGCTATCATGCTGATGACAAATATGGTCGTCAAATGAAGATGATGGCAGGTATGGTGAAAAATGACACTGACCTTAATGATATTGTCGCATTCATCAATGCTCAGCCAATTAAGTAA
- a CDS encoding cytochrome-c peroxidase → MNKLIVLCFSIIFTFSYSVTAGENLKPHSGSEFSLTAKCPPSFELIENGTCKLRNMYQFYNSVQGRGLGGTQTSLPKHRDGFTPAQIDLGRYLFFDPALSKDNSISCASCHQPEKGFSDDLDRSIGITGEKVGRSAPTLWNVAFLDKFFWDGRADTLEEQAVGPLFDSKEMGNTPENLLNTLNAIPTYIEMFKVAYPQNGIITVANISESLAAFQSSLISLNSRYDQYAHGYHEALNKNEIKGLNIFRSFVARCAECHQPPLFTNNQIAVIGTPDPIGMPFDIGAEKTFNNKKNRGGFKVPTLRNIAKTAPYMHSGGLKDLREATEFYNKGRGHAVPEDEDLLIHWHIWEPELQDEEIDLIVEFLQTLTDESLTPQLPNSLPSGLPVIDAAYAKNQIQKQQKQQQNINTESGDEDE, encoded by the coding sequence ATGAACAAACTCATCGTACTTTGTTTCTCTATCATATTTACATTTTCTTATAGTGTAACTGCAGGAGAAAATTTAAAACCTCATTCAGGCTCTGAATTTTCATTAACGGCAAAGTGTCCGCCTAGCTTCGAGTTAATCGAAAATGGCACATGTAAACTAAGAAACATGTACCAATTTTATAATTCAGTGCAGGGCCGGGGCCTAGGGGGGACGCAAACGTCTTTGCCAAAACATCGTGATGGCTTTACTCCTGCACAAATTGATTTAGGTAGATATCTTTTCTTCGACCCTGCATTGTCTAAAGACAACAGCATATCTTGTGCCAGCTGTCATCAGCCTGAAAAGGGCTTTAGCGATGATTTAGACCGAAGTATTGGCATAACCGGTGAAAAGGTTGGACGTAGTGCACCAACATTATGGAATGTTGCATTTCTAGATAAATTTTTCTGGGATGGCCGTGCTGATACACTTGAAGAACAAGCGGTAGGGCCATTGTTTGACTCGAAAGAAATGGGCAATACTCCGGAGAATCTGTTAAATACTCTTAACGCTATTCCAACATATATCGAAATGTTTAAAGTCGCTTATCCTCAAAATGGCATAATAACAGTTGCTAATATAAGTGAATCTTTAGCAGCCTTTCAAAGCAGCCTAATATCATTAAACTCACGTTATGATCAATATGCTCATGGCTACCATGAGGCATTAAATAAAAATGAAATCAAAGGCTTGAATATTTTTCGCTCTTTCGTAGCGCGATGTGCAGAATGTCATCAACCGCCTTTATTTACCAATAACCAAATTGCCGTAATTGGCACACCTGACCCTATAGGCATGCCTTTTGATATTGGCGCAGAAAAAACATTCAACAATAAAAAGAATCGTGGCGGTTTTAAAGTGCCAACTTTAAGGAATATAGCTAAAACGGCCCCTTATATGCATTCTGGTGGTTTGAAAGACTTGCGTGAAGCTACAGAGTTTTATAATAAAGGCCGCGGCCATGCTGTTCCAGAAGATGAAGACCTGCTAATTCACTGGCATATTTGGGAGCCCGAGCTGCAAGATGAAGAAATAGATTTAATAGTCGAATTTTTACAAACGTTAACCGATGAAAGTTTAACACCGCAATTACCAAATAGTTTACCTTCGGGCTTGCCGGTAATTGATGCTGCTTATGCAAAAAATCAAATACAAAAACAACAAAAACAACAACAAAATATAAATACAGAGAGTGGAGACGAAGATGAGTAA
- a CDS encoding parallel beta-helix domain-containing protein produces the protein MSKGKILAVVLIAGAFAVGNYWGGLNSAAVITSSSGGASFSGGYDAAKDADLSTEPVVIEEMAGEVRVVNDGESIMAAVKAASPGDTIQVMPGTYHETVYVDKENISIVGVIKEGARATMDGKGVLNDAVLYSGNNFLIENMKITGYKGNGIMGQAGNNFIIRNNLIIDTGVYGIFPQLGKNGIVDHNIISGIEDAAIYVGMSDNILVAYNDVFESVAGIEIENSRHAIVENNYVHNNTGGILAFVTPGLPIKTTYDVIIRNNFVVGNNHANFAIPGSTVGMIPAGSGIVIWAGDDVIVEGNIISDNKTGGILIAGHNDFGSGSNDPDSEPNSDRTMILDNFMLNNGYDTIDDVKALLLTELKTGNADILNVGSGVGSCIINRHRYVTAGVNDWKECDFTNTNDIKTYLLDKPVPPRVIDKSETGKIAYLGVCTGCHTYTDRMIGPPVNIIQALYMDNPEGIAEYIANPTKKRDDYPEMPPQNYLDAETRLAVAKYMLSRKN, from the coding sequence ATGAGTAAAGGCAAAATTTTAGCAGTCGTGTTAATCGCAGGGGCATTTGCTGTTGGTAATTATTGGGGCGGTTTAAATAGTGCTGCGGTAATTACTTCAAGCAGTGGTGGCGCAAGTTTTAGTGGCGGTTATGATGCTGCTAAAGATGCTGACTTAAGTACTGAGCCGGTAGTTATTGAAGAAATGGCAGGTGAAGTTCGTGTTGTTAATGATGGTGAGTCTATCATGGCGGCAGTTAAAGCCGCCAGCCCTGGTGATACGATTCAAGTAATGCCTGGTACCTACCATGAAACTGTATATGTTGATAAAGAAAACATCTCTATCGTAGGCGTTATTAAAGAAGGTGCACGTGCCACAATGGATGGTAAAGGTGTATTAAATGATGCGGTACTTTACTCGGGCAATAATTTTTTGATCGAAAATATGAAAATTACCGGTTACAAAGGTAATGGTATTATGGGCCAGGCGGGTAATAATTTTATTATTCGTAATAACCTAATTATTGATACTGGCGTATACGGTATTTTTCCGCAGTTAGGTAAAAATGGTATTGTTGATCACAACATTATTTCCGGTATTGAAGATGCGGCAATTTATGTGGGCATGAGTGATAACATACTCGTGGCATATAATGATGTATTTGAGAGTGTAGCCGGTATTGAAATTGAAAACTCACGCCATGCCATTGTTGAAAATAATTATGTACACAATAACACTGGCGGAATTTTAGCGTTTGTAACCCCTGGTTTACCGATAAAAACAACGTATGACGTTATTATTCGTAATAACTTTGTCGTAGGAAACAATCATGCAAACTTTGCTATACCAGGTTCTACCGTTGGTATGATCCCAGCAGGGTCAGGTATTGTAATATGGGCCGGAGATGATGTAATCGTTGAAGGTAATATTATCTCCGATAATAAAACCGGCGGTATATTAATTGCTGGTCATAATGACTTTGGTAGTGGCTCAAATGATCCTGACTCAGAGCCAAACTCTGATCGCACTATGATCTTAGATAATTTTATGTTGAACAATGGTTATGACACTATTGATGACGTTAAAGCATTATTGCTTACCGAACTGAAAACTGGCAATGCCGATATTTTAAATGTTGGTTCAGGGGTAGGTAGCTGTATTATCAATCGCCATCGTTATGTAACCGCTGGTGTTAATGACTGGAAAGAGTGTGACTTTACTAACACTAACGACATTAAAACCTATTTATTAGATAAACCAGTCCCACCTCGAGTAATTGATAAATCTGAGACTGGAAAAATTGCTTATCTAGGTGTTTGTACTGGTTGCCATACATACACTGATCGCATGATCGGTCCACCAGTAAATATTATTCAAGCATTGTATATGGACAATCCTGAAGGCATTGCAGAGTACATCGCAAACCCAACTAAAAAGCGCGACGATTACCCTGAAATGCCACCACAAAATTATTTAGATGCCGAAACACGTTTAGCCGTTGCTAAGTATATGCTGTCTAGGAAGAACTAG
- a CDS encoding GNAT family N-acetyltransferase, with amino-acid sequence MNNSPTLKSHYSIKTIKTERLELRPARAEDRQFIIDLEQDSDLMLHVKEVLSDDEAEQFFQSLLLPWQAKDMEWSMLIGVDRTTQEYIGCFSLRLISNHSLNAEIGFLISPNNQNKGYASEGAMAIKEFLFNEIGMRRVSAFCNVGNTGSWKVMEAIGMQREGLMRQEYRINDVWHDTYVYGEIR; translated from the coding sequence ATGAACAATAGTCCTACATTAAAGTCACACTATTCAATCAAAACGATCAAAACCGAAAGACTAGAACTTAGACCGGCTAGAGCTGAGGATAGGCAGTTTATTATAGATCTTGAGCAAGATTCTGATCTTATGCTTCATGTAAAGGAGGTGCTTAGTGATGATGAAGCTGAGCAGTTTTTCCAATCGCTGTTGCTGCCTTGGCAAGCTAAAGACATGGAATGGTCCATGCTTATTGGCGTTGATAGAACGACTCAAGAATATATTGGCTGTTTCTCTTTAAGATTAATCAGTAATCATAGCTTAAACGCTGAAATTGGCTTTTTGATCTCGCCTAACAATCAAAATAAAGGGTATGCCAGCGAAGGTGCAATGGCGATAAAAGAGTTTCTGTTTAATGAAATAGGCATGCGCCGAGTGTCTGCGTTTTGTAATGTTGGCAATACTGGCAGCTGGAAAGTCATGGAAGCAATTGGCATGCAGCGTGAAGGGTTAATGCGTCAAGAATATCGAATTAATGACGTATGGCACGATACTTATGTATATGGCGAAATACGCTAA
- a CDS encoding SDR family oxidoreductase — protein MSKTVVITGANRGIGFAFANLYKSRGEHVIALCRQSSSQLDELNVRVVEGVDVSTEQGLDIMVQALANLRIDILVNNAGILRDETLSDFNTQTITEQFLVNAIAPIQVCQKLQNNLHAGSKIGLVTSRMGSITDNTSGGRYGYRMSKAALNIAAVSLAKDLTEKDVAVGIYHPGYVQTDMVNHGGDISANEAANRLIGLMDKLSMDNSGVFYHSNGEVLPW, from the coding sequence ATGTCTAAAACAGTAGTAATTACCGGAGCAAACCGAGGCATAGGTTTTGCTTTTGCAAACCTTTATAAATCTCGTGGCGAACATGTTATTGCTTTATGCAGACAAAGTTCTTCGCAACTTGATGAACTAAACGTCAGAGTTGTGGAAGGAGTAGATGTATCGACTGAGCAAGGCCTAGATATTATGGTTCAGGCTTTAGCAAATTTACGTATTGATATTCTTGTTAATAATGCCGGAATATTGCGTGATGAAACTTTGTCTGATTTTAACACTCAAACTATAACAGAACAGTTTTTAGTTAACGCTATAGCTCCTATTCAAGTGTGCCAAAAGTTGCAGAATAATTTACACGCGGGTAGCAAAATTGGTTTGGTTACTTCTAGAATGGGCTCGATAACTGATAATACATCGGGTGGTCGTTACGGTTATAGAATGAGTAAAGCAGCATTAAATATTGCCGCAGTTTCATTGGCTAAAGACTTGACCGAAAAAGATGTCGCAGTCGGCATTTACCACCCCGGTTATGTACAAACCGATATGGTAAATCACGGTGGTGATATTTCAGCAAACGAGGCAGCTAATCGGTTGATAGGACTTATGGATAAATTATCTATGGATAATTCTGGTGTGTTTTATCATTCAAACGGTGAAGTACTACCATGGTAA